A window of Kribbella voronezhensis genomic DNA:
CAGCCTTCGCAGTTCCGACGTGGACTGGACTCCTGCGGAGCGGGAGGAGTTGCTCGAAACAGCAGACGAATCACTGGACCGGCTCACCCGGCTGGTGGACAACCTGCTCGACCTCAGCCGCCTGCAGGCCGGCGTACTGCCGGTGTTCACCCGGCCGATGGCGCTGGACGAGATCATGCCCGGCGTACTGGCCGAGGTGGGTGCTGTCGCCGCTGCGGTCAGCGTCGATCTGCCGCACACGCTGCCGTTGGTCGACGCGGACGCGGCTCTGCTCGAGCGGGTGATCGCGAATCTGCTGGCCAACGCGGTCCGGCACTCGCCGCAGGGACGGCCGCCGCTGGTCACCGGGAGTTCGCTGGGTGACCAGGTCGAGGTCCGGGTGGTGGATCGCGGGCCGGGGATCCCGCGGGTCGACCGCGACCGGGTGTTCGCGCCGTTCCAGCGGCTCGGGGACACCGACAACGCCACCGGGGTCGGTCTCGGCCTCGCGCTCGCGCGTGGGCTGACCGAGGCGATGAACGGCTCGCTGCAGCCGGAGGACACACCGGGCGGTGGGCTGACCATGGTCGTATCGTTGCCGGTGGCAACTGTGCGGCCCGGGGACGCGCCGGTCCCCGGCCGTCGTGAGCGGTCCGCGTCCGGTCCGGAGGTGCAGGGATGACCAGGATCCTGGTGGTCGACGACGAACCACAGATCGTCCGCGCGCTGCAGATCAACCTGAAGGCCAGACGGTACGAGGTGCACGTCGCCGGCAGCGGGACGGCCGCGCTCAAGGTCGCCGGGCAGTACCCGCCCGACCTGGTGATTCTCGACCTCGGGTTGCCGGACCTCGACGGCGTCGATGTGATTCGCGGGCTCCGTGGCTGGACCGAGGCGCCGATCCTGGTGCTGTCCGGCCGGACCGACAGCACCGACAAGGTCGAGGCGCTCGACGCGGGCGCGGACGACTACGTGACCAAGCCGTTCGGCATCGACGAGTTGCTGGCCCGGATGCGTGCGGTACTGCGCCGGAGCAACCTGGCCCAGGACCAGCCGGTGGTCGTCGTCGGCGGTGCCCGCGTCGACCTGTCGGCGAAGCGGGTGACGCTGGACGGCGGCGAGGACATCCGGCTGACCCCGACCGAATGGCACCTGCTGGAGGTACTGGTCCGGCATCCCGGCAAGCTCCTGTCGCAGCGGCAACTGCTGACCGAGGTGTGGGGGCCGGGGTACGAGTCGGCCGGCGGCAATCTACGCTTCTACATGGGCCAGCTCCGCCGCAAACTCGAAGCCGACCCGGCCCGTCCGGCCCATCTGCTGACCGAACCCGGGATGGGCTACCGCTTCGAGCCGTGAGAATCCGCTAGGCGCCGCGGCTGAGGAGTTCGTCGAGGATTTCGGGTTCGCGGCGGTAGGGCTCGAAGTGGCCGAGATCGCCGAGTTCGCGCAAAGTTGCTGTGGGCAACTTGTCGACCAGGCGCCGGGCGGCCGGGAACGGGCAGTTGCGATCGGCGACGCCGTGCCACCAGGTCAGACTGGTCTTGATCGCGGTCAGATCGATGTCGGCCCAGTCGCCGCCCATCGCAAGGGTCTCGTCCACCCAGCCGTCCATGCCGTGGGCGAAGGCCGCCTCGATCGCCTTGGTCTGCGCGAGCCGCCAGCGCGGGTCGCTCATCACCTCCAGGTCGGACGCCGGCGCGGTCTTCATCGCCGCCTCCAGCCCGGCCAGCGGTCCTGCCTGCATGGCCTCGTACGACGGAGTGAGTACCTCGCGTACCCCGGCCTCGTCGCCGGCCCGGGCGGCCCGGAAGGCGGCCGCGTTGAGCGGGATCATCGCGTCGTACTCGTGGTCCTCCAGTGGCGGCAGCCCGACCGTGATCGTGGCTGCGACGACCCGATCGGGGTGGTGCGCGGCGAACGCGAGCACGTGCGGACCGCCGCCGCTGCCACCGGTCAGGTAGACCCGGTCCAGCCCGAGGTGGTCGAGAATCGCGGCCAGGTCGTCGGAGTGCTCGCGAAACCGCCGCCCGGGAAGCCTGCTGGAGCGCCCGTAGCCGGGCCGCTCGGTGGTGATGACCTGCAAGCCACGGTCGGTCCAGGCCGACCGATCCGCCCGGATGCTCCAGCGCGACCCCGGCGTACCGGGCAGCCGCAGCAACGGCGTACCGGAGCCGGTTCGGGTCCAGGCGACGGGCCGGCCGTCCGGGCGAATCAGGTCCTCGTCGAGCACATCGGCGTACAGGTCGTCGGTCATGGGCGCGATCATGCCAACTCGTCGGGGTCGTGACGTGTCCGATTCGTTCAAGACTGAGCGCCGCGGGTGCGGGAAGGTGGGGGGCATGGACCTTTTCACTGCTGCCCGGGACTTTGTCCGTACCGACGCCCGACTGGTCGAGCGCCGGCTCTTCGCGACCCTTTTCGAAGGCGCCGATCCGGGCGGGGTGGTGGACGCGCTGCGCGGCTACCAGAACGCCGACGGCGGCTTCGGTCATGCGCTGGAGCCGGACAAGCGGTGTCCGGACAGCCAGGGACTCGACGTCGAGACAGCGTTCGACATCCTGCTGGCGGCCGGTGCCCGCGACGACGACCTGGTACGCCGCGCCTGCGACTGGCTGGCGTCGGTCGCAACCCCTGAGGGTGCGGTCTCGCTGTGCACCCCTGCGATCGAGAACTACCCGCGCGCCGAGCACATCAGCGACTGGACCTACCAGCCGGATCTCAACCCGACCGCCGGTCTGGTCGGCCGGCTGTACAAGCTCGGCGTCGAACACCCGTGGCGGGAGCAAGCAGCGGCCTGGTGTGCGAAGTCGCTCGCCAACGGTCTGCCCGGTGACGCCCACGCGCTGCACGAGGCGATGGAGTACCTCGAACACGCTCCCGGCGGAGTCGACCTGGACCCGATCCGTGCGCACCTGGCCAAGGTCTCCTACTACCGGGCCGACGCCGACGACCCGCAGTACGGCGTGACGCCCCTGCACCTCGCGCCGACGCCGGACAGCGTCTGGCGACCGTTGTTCACCGACGAACAACTCGCCGGGCACCTCGATCGCCTGATCGCCGACCAGCAATCCGACGGCGGCTGGGCCATCACCTGGGAACCCCCTGGCCCCGCAGCCGAACTCGAATACCGGGGGGTCGAGACCGTCCGCGCCCTCCGAACCCTGCAGGCCTACGACCGCTTACCGACCAGCTGAGCACCCCGGGCATAACGCGGCACGAGGCGGGCAGACTGATCGTGCGGTTGTGACAGAATCGGCGGTCGTGAGGAGGCCGGCGGATCGTGCTGATGGGTGACACCTGGGTGCAGTCGCTGATCTCTGCGATCGCCGCTGTGATGGCCGCCGCCCAGCCGATGGTGCCACCCACGCCGATTGCCGGGCAGCCGCCCGCGCAGGTCCGCAAGGCCGGGAACTGGGTCGGGAGCTGGGCGACCGCGGTCACGCAGGCCGACAGGACGGGGCTGTCCGCGACCGGCGTCGCCAACACGACGTTGCGGCAGGTGGTGCATCTTTCCGTCGGTGGCAACTCGGTGCGGATCCGGCTGTCCAACCGGTTCGGGACCCGGCCGTTGGTGGTCGGCCGGACCACCGTCGTGCCCAGCAAGGTCACGGCCGGCGCGACGCCGACCGTCGAGATCCTGCAGATCCTCCCGCTCACCTTCAAGGGCAAGCCGGCCGTCACCATCCCGGTCGGTGCCGACGTGATCTCGGACCCCGTCTCGCTGTCCGTCGCGGAGGACAGCGACCTGGTGATCAGCACCTACTTCCCGTCGGCGACCGGGCCGCTCACGCAGCATCCGGCCGGCTATGCGACCGCCTTCAGCGCGTACGGCGAGCAGACCACGGGTGGCGGCGCGCAGTACCGGAAGATTCCGGGGATGGCCCGATTCGTCGTGTCCGAGGTGGATGTGCGTGGCTCGGCGAAGGGCGCGCTCGTCCTGTTCGGCGACTCGATCACCGACGGGGCGGCGTCGCCGATGGACCGGAACCTGCGCTATCCGGATCAGCTCGCCGACCTGCTTCTCCTGCGCGGGGTCGGTGCCCTGAACGCGGGGATCGCGGGGAACCGGCTGCTCGCGAACGCCGGGTCTTCGGGTGAGGCCGCGATCGGGCGGTTCGAGCGCGACGTGGTGCGGCGTACCGGCGTACAGGCTGTCGTGGTGCTGGAAGGGATCAACGACATCCGGCTGACCAGGGGCGCGATCTCGGCGACCCAGGTGATCGCGGCCCATCGGCAGTTGATCGCACGGGCGCATGCGGCCGGCTTGAAGGCGTACGGTGCGACGCTCACGCCGTACTGGGCCTCCGCGCAGTACACGGTCGGTGGCGAGATCGCGCGGCAGGCCGTGAACCAGTGGATCCGGACCTCGGGTGAGTACGACGGGGTCGTCGACTTCGAGGCCGCGCTCCGCGACCCCAAGTCGCCGCTGCAGCTCCTGCCTGCTTACGACTCCGGCGACCACCTCCACCCGAACGCAGTCGGCTTCACCGCGATGGCCAAGGCCTTCGACCTCAACCTGGTCGGTTAGCCGGATTCGGCTGGGTGTTCCACCTGGCGGTCGCCCCATTGGGTGAGGAGGCCGCGGGCGATCTCGAGGTCGTCGCGGAGCGAGCGGTCGGTGAGGTCGTCGGGTAGCGCGGCCAAGGCGTCTGCGAGCCAGGGCCCGACCGCGGCCGGGGCGAGTTGTTCTGGTGAGATGCCGGCCAGCCGGGCTGCGCGGACCGCCGTGACGAGTTCGCAGGAGAGGACGTCTCGGAGCGCGTCCAGCAACTGCGCAGTGAGTACTGCGGCTTGCGGGGCGAAGCTTGCGTGGTGTTCGGCGCCCCGGCTGAGGGTCGCCGTGCCCAGCGTCGCCGGTTGCGCGGTGGACCGGACCGAGGCGAGCGCGTCGTGAGCGACGTACTCGATCATCATCACGCCGGAGCTCGCCTCGGCTCCGCTCGCCAGGAACCGGCTCAGTCCGGTGAACTCCGGATCGACCAGGTTCGCGACGCGCGAGGTGGACAGCGTCGCCACGCTGTGCAGGCTCAGCCGCAGTGAGTCCAGGGCGAGCGCGATCGGCATCGCGTGCCAGTTTCCGTTGTGCAGCACGGTGTCGCCGGCGACCAGCGGGTTCTCGGCCGAGGCGTTCAGGTCGATCATCAAAGCGTTGCCCAGGGCATCGACATGGTCGACGGCGGGTCCGAGCACCTGAGCGAAGGCGCGCAGACCGAAGGGATCCTGGATCCGGGCCGGCGGGAGCGGTAGCTCGTCCAGCAACCCACGCATCCGGCGGGCGACCCGGACCTGCCCTGGTTGCGGGCGCGCCTCGTGCACCCGCACGTCGTACACCTCGGCGTTGCCGCGGAGCGCGACGTGGGAAAGAGCGCCCACCAGCGGTACTACGTTGATCAGGGTGGCCGCTTCGACGTACGCGAGGCAGGTGTCGGCCAGCGTGAGTGCGTTGCTGGAGAGCAGGGGGAGTGCGCTGGTCCCGTCGATCACGTCGCCGAGTGCGAGCCCGAGCTCCGCGAGCGGGCCGAGGTCGCCGGTGCCGATCGCGCCACCGCGGTGCAGGTCGGGCAGGTTGTCGTCGTTGAGCAGGCCGACGATCGCGTCGGCGACCTCCGGTGCGAGCCCGGAGCCGCCGGTGGCCAGTTGGTTGACCCGGATCAGCAGGCCGAGGCGAACGACTTCCTTGGGGTACGACGTGGTCCCGGTGGTCGAGTGCGAGGCGAGCAGCCGGGCGCCGTGTTCGGGATCGTTGGTCAGCACGTCCCGGTTGGCGCCGACGCCGGTCGTCCGTCCGTACACCGGCCGACGCAGAGCGATCTCCGCGACGGCAGCGGCCGAGTCGGCCATCTTCTTGCGGGCGGTCTCGGCCAACTGCACCGGCGTCCGCCGCTGCCCGAGCGAGACCGCGTCCAGCGGCGTCAGCCCCACCCCGGAAATCTCGATCGGCTCCACTCGCTCAGTGTGCGACCTGTGACCCGCGCCACGAAGGACCTGCACCGCGCCGACGTCTGAAATCCGAGACGCCGAGGTCCTGACCAGTGGGAGGTGCGAGGGCGGGGGTGGTCAGCGCTGCCAGGGGATCGGGACGGCGATGACCTGGAAAGGTGCGGCTGCGGCGGCACCCTTGGCGGACTGGCCGTTCACGACCAGCAGGCGCTCGCCGTCGAAGGCCACGGTGGTCGGGGTGTCGAAGCGCGGATCGTCGTACTGCGGGAGCAGGGTGGCCGAAGTCGCGCCCGGGCTGAGCCTCAGAGCGGAGAGGAAGAACTCCGCGGTCTCGAGCACGTCGCCGCGATTGCAGACGCCGATCAGCAGGTCGCCCAGCAGGAGCAGCCCGTCCGCGGCCCACTCGGTCCGGAGCACCTGGGTGGAACCGTCCAGCTCGACCCGCAGCAGCACCTCTTCACCCGGATCGGCGACCAGCAGGACCGAGTCGTCGAAGGCGACGATGCCGTTGGGGTAGACCTTCGGCCCGGTGTCCTCCAGGTGGATCGGTTCCGGCGCCGCCTCGGTGTTCACCAGATCGAACCGCCAGACCACCGGCTGCGACGAATCGGTCGCATAGGCGTGATCGCCGATCACCCAGACGTCGTTGAGATAGCCCTCGACGCTGCGACGGGAGACGAGTTCGCGGGTGGCGAGGTCGTAGGAGTAGAGGGTGCCGCTTTCCGCGCCGCAGACGACCAGCTGCGCATCGGCGTACAGGGCGAAACCGAGCACGACGGTTCGGCCGTCGGTGCCGCCCGGCGACCAGATCTCCGCGATCTCGCTGGTCAGCTCGCAGCGGTAGATGGTGCCGTCCGTCCGGCTGCCGGAGAAGAAGTCGCCGGCCGGGCCCATCGTGATGCCCTCCGGCTTCACGAAGTCACCCGGGAGGTCGTACGCGTCGATGCTCATGGCGCCGAACCTAGAACGCGCGGGGCCGGCCGCCAACTGGGTTTTCGGAGACGCAAAAGCCCGCCACTCGCGGGGAGTGGCGGGCCTTGGAGCCTGCGGAGTTACGAAGCCTTGCCGTAGCGCTTGTTGAACTTCTCCACGCGGCCCTGGGTGTCCATCACGCGCTGCTGGCCCGTGTAGAACGGGTGGCTGGCGGACGAGATCTCGACGTCGACGACCGGGTAGGTGTTCCCGTCGTGCCACTCGATGGTCTCGGTGCTCTGGCGTGTCGAGCCGGTGAGGAAGCTGAAGTTGCCGGACTTGTCCCGGAAGACGACCCGGCGGTAGTCGGGGTGGACGTCCTTCTTCATGCTGCTGCACTTCCTTCCAGATAAGGGGCGAACGGATCGGTCAGCTGGCTTACCGATTCATCCGCACGAAGGACACAACCATCCAGGCGGCGCTCTAATTCCCAGATGTCCAGATCGATTCCGGTGATGGACAGGTACGACGCCCGGTCGCCGTGCTCGGGGTGCCACTCCAGTGCCGAGCGGGCCTGATGGGTCCGGCCCACCTCGGACCAGCGGTCCGCCGGCAGGTCCGCCAGCCAGCGGCCCAGTACGCCGAGGGAGATGTTCGTACCGAAGCTGTCCCAGCCGAGCCGGAGGTCCGGCCGCGAGGCGAGCCAGACCGTCCCCTTGCCGCGGGCCGTCCCGGCGACCAGGTCCTCGAGGGCGTCGTACAGGCGTTCGGGGTGGAACGGCCGGGTGGACTGCCAGACGAGCGTGCGGACCCGGCCGCCGTCCTGCAGTGGTGCCGTGATGGTGCCGGGCTCGACCCAGGTCTCCGCCGTGCCGGGATCATGCAGCCGTACGCCGAGCAGGCCGGCCGGGTCGGTCCGGACCAGCGCCTGCGGGTTGATCGCCCGGGCCAGCGCCGCGACCGTTTCGTCGGGGTTGCTCAGAATCACCGCGTTGGCGTACTCGAGCTGACGGGCGACCACTTCGGCGATCGCGCGGCCGTCCTCGGCGGCGGTCGGGATGCCGCGGTCGTGAATCAGGTCCTCCCCGGTCAGGTCGGTGACAACCGTCTCGGTGTCCAGAACGGTCAGTACGGCGTCCACCCGGAGCTCGTCGCTGCCGTCGCGGGCGATCTCCTCGGCCAGCGCCTGGGTGTCGCCTGCGCCGGGGACCGACACGATCACTGCTTCGTACTTGCCGGTCGCGGCGATGCTCAGGAGAAGCGAGACCAGCGAACCGCGCATCGCGCAGGAGACACAGGGGTGGCCCATCCGGATCACCTCCTCGTCGATCACGCCGGCCGAGCTCCGCGCGATCCGGATGACGGAGCCGCCGGCGAGACCGCTCACGTCGTACTCGACAAGTACTGCGCTGGAAGTCAGCAGGGTGGTCGCGACGGCGTTCCGGCTGGTCTCGTCGACCCCTGTCAGCAGGGTGACCGGCAGCATGGCGTCTCCCGTCTTATTGAAAATGATTACCAGTAGCGTACACTGCTCAGGACGGCTGGGAATACCGGACTCCACTCCCGGTGTTCACCGTACCCAAGCATTCGACGGCGTCCCGACGCCTGGAAGGAAAGGTCAGATGGCCAAGCGCGACGGAGTTCGCCCGATCATCAAACTGCGGAGCACCGCGGGCACCGGGTTCACCTACGTGACCCGGAAGAACCGGCGCAACGACCCCGATCGGCTGACCCTCAGCAAGTACGACCCGAAGGTCCGCCACCACGTCGAGTTCCGCGAGGAGCGGTAACGGGCGTGGCGAAGACCAGCAAGATCGCCAAGAACGAGCAGCGCAAGAAGACAGTGGCCCTGTACGCCGGGCGCCGGGCGGAGCTGAAGCGGATCATCGCCGATCCGGCCAGTTCGTTCGACGCCCGTGGCGAGGCGCAGCTGAAACTGCAGAGGCTGCCGCGGGACGCGAGCCCGATCAGGGTCCGCAACCGCGATGTCGCTGACGGCCGACCCCGTGGGTTCCTCCGCAAGGCCGGGATCTCCCGGGTCCGGTTCCGCACGATGGCGCACCGGGGTGAGCTCCCCGGGATCACCAAGTCGTCCTGGTAGTTCAGCCGTGCAGCCGGCGCGTCAGCGCGTCGGCTGCCTGTTTCGTCCGGCGGGCCAGCGCCGGGATCGCTTCGGGCGGGACGGATTCGGTCCGGAACGTGACGCTGATCGCGGCGACCGGGTGGCCGACATGATCGACGGCGGCGGTCGCCACCGAGGCGAATCCCGGCGTGATGTGGGATTCCTCGATGGCGTATCCCTGCCGCCGCTCGTCCGCCAGGAGGCGCCGCAACTGGCTCAGAGTCTGCGGGCCGGCGTCGGTACGCCGTACAAAGCTTTCCGGGGTTGGGAACAGGGCCCGCACCTGCGGAGCGGGGAGTTCGGCGAGGAGGGCGCGGCCGGATGCCGTCAACGTGGCCGGCAGCCGTACGCCGACGTCGGTGACCAGCGTGACCGGGCGGGGTGGCTGTTCTTTCAACAGGTACACGAGTTCGCGGCCGTGCAGGACGCCGAGGTGGGCGGTCTGGCCGACGTCGGCGACGAGCTGGGCGAGCAGCGGCCGGGCCAGTCGTTCGAGCGGATCGTGCCGTAGATAAGCGGATCCGATCTCGAACGCGGCGACGCCGAGCCCGTACCGCTTCTCCTCCGGCAGGTGGACGACGAAGCCCTCACTGATCATTGCCTTGAGCAAGTGATAGGTGGACGAGCGCGGCAGGCCGACCGCGGAGGCGATGCGCTCCATCGGTACCGGACCGGGCTGGGTGGCCAGGAACGTCAGTACCCGCAAGGTGCGGGTCGAGGCGGGAACGTTGCCGCTCACAACTGCGAGCGTAGTGCCCAGCCGTCAGAATTCGGCCGATTGGCGAGCCGGGGGCTCCGTGTCCAGCGCGGGCCGGCGTTTCCGCCGGATCCACAGTCGTAGGGCTTCGCCGAGCAACGCCAGGCCGAACAGGCCGAGCGCGACACCCCAGGCGAAGTCCTCCTCGCCGGACAGCAGGAAACCGACACCGGTGGCCAGAGCGGCGAAGACGGTGATCGCGATCAGGAATCTGGTCATGGTCTAGAGGTTCTTCTCCGCGGTCCAGGCCGACGCTGTCGTTTCGTACCCGAGCCGGCGGTTCACCGCGAGCATCGGCAGGTTGTTGCTGTCGTTACCGGTGAACGCGGTGACGAACCCGGCGTCGCGGCTGCGCGCGAGAGCGGCCGACTTCACCACCTTGGCCAGCCCGCGGCCGCGGTACGACGGGATCGTGCCGGTCAGGTTCGACCAGATCACCCGTCGCTCGGGGTCGGCCGTGGTACTCACGAACGACACCACCTGCTGGTCGTCGCTCAGCACGGCGATGCTCAGATCGCGCCGGAGATCCGGGTGGTTCCAGTCGGCCGCGAGCCATTCGTCGTACGCCGGTGTGTGCGACAGCCCGCTCGGATCGCCGTCCGCCACCGCGGCCCAGGCGTCCCAGAGCCGCTGCGGATCGACCTCGTCGAAGGTGACCAACCGCAGACCCTCTGGTACTGCGGCCGGCGCCGGTGCCTGGCTGAGCTCGGCCTTCGCGTGACTCATCCGCCGGGCGAGGGTGAACCCACGCGCGATCGCGAACCTCTTCGAATCGTCGTCGTCCGACACCACGACGAGCAGCCCGCCGGCACCCGCCTTCGCCGCTGCCTCCGTGATCGCCTCGGCCAGGGCACTCCCGATCCCACGCCGCCGCTCGGTCGGCGGAACCTGCACAGTGATCCGCAACCGCGGTGATTCCGCTCCCTGCTCAGGCAGATAAACGTTGCCGTAGCCAACGACCTCGTCGTCCTCGACGGCGATCAGCACGACCCGCGAGGTGTTGGTCCGCAGCTCGGCCTCGATCCCCCGCGCCGTCTTCACCAGATGCGGCATCGCCGCCGCCCACACCCCCGCGATCCCCACCGCGTCCCCGGGCACCGCAGCCCGAATCTCAAACCCCATCCCCCGACCCTACGACCGCGAAGGGTCGCCGATATCTGTTGGAACGTCGCTGTGCCCCGGCCTTAACGTCATCGCCATGACCATCACGGTGAAGCGCTCGGAAGACCAGGAAGGCTGGATCGCTTCCCGCGACGGCGCCGTGATCGGCGAACTGCACCCGTGGCCGGCCCCGGACCGCAAGCTCCGCCTCTTCTTCGGCGACACCGAGCCGGCGGCGTACGAGCCGTTGATCGACAAGGTCACCGGCCCGTGCTTGACCACCGTCGACGAAGCAGACCGGCCCACGGTCGACGCGTTGAGGGCGCTCGGGTTCACTCCCGTACGCCGAGAGGTGCGGCTGGAGATTCCGGTGACCCGGGCGAGCTTCGACGTACCGGCCGGATATCGGCTGATCAGCGCCGCCGACACCGGAGTACAGGACTTGATGGCGCTGGACGATGCGCTCCGGACCGACGTGCCAGGTGCTGAAGGATGGGAGTCGGACGAGGCCTCGTTCCGCGAGCAGACCTACGACTCGCCGTACTTCGATCCGGCCACCTACCTGGTGGCTGTAGACCCGGAGAACACCTACGCAGGATTGGTCCGGATCTGGAACGGGCCGCGTCCGCTGCCCCGCCTCGGCCTGATCGGTGTACTCCGGAACCACCGCCGTCGCGGTCTCGCACGGGCGCTGGTCTCCGCCGCGCTCACTGTGCTCGCCGACCGCGGCGCCTCTCTGGTCACTGCCGAGGCGGACGAGACCAATACCGCTTCTCTGACCCTGCTCGCCTCGTTCGGCGCCGTGCAGGTCGGCGCGGACCTGGAACTCGCCCGCTGACCACGCTGCACTTTCGCGCGGGGTGTCTCGGGTTTGAGACAGGAAGTGGGTGGGGGTGCTATCCGGCGGGGGTGGGGCGCGGTGCAATGGGCTGGTGCAGACAGCAGAGGTGATTGTGGGCGTCGGGCCGTTGAGTGCGGGCGACGTCGTGGCGGTGGCGCGGTACGGCGTGCCGGTGCGGATCGATGATCAGGCGCTCGAGCAGATCGCGAAGTCGCGGGCTGCGATCGAGGCGCTCGCCCATGCGGAGACCCCGCACTACGGCGTGTCCACCGGCTTCGGGGCGTTGGCGACGCGGCATATCGCGCCCGAACTCCGGGCTCAGCTCCAGCGCAGTCTGGTCCGGTCGCACGCGGCCGGTTCGGGGCCGGAGGTCGAGACCGAGGTGGTCCGAGCACTCGCGCTACTGCGCCTGTCCACGCTCGCGACCGGCCGGACCGGGGTCAAGGTCGAGACAGCGCAGGCGTACGCCGGGCTGCTGAACGCTCAGCTGACTCCCGTCGTGCACGAGTACGGCAGCCTCGGTTGCTCGGGCGACCTCGCTCCGCTCTCGCACGTTGCTCTCGCGGTGATGGGGGAGGGCCAGGTCCGCGATGCCGACGGCAACCTCCGCGATGCCGGTGAAGCGCTCCAGGCCGCCGGGCTCAAGCCGGTCGTGCTCGCCGAGAAGGAAGGTCTCGCGCTGATCAACGGCACCGACGGCATGCTCGGCATGCTGCTGCTCGCGCTCGCCGACCTCGACCGCCTGCTCAAGACCGCCGACATCGCGGCCGCCATGAGTGTGGAAGGCCAGCTCGGCACCGACCGGGTGTTCGCCGCGGACCTGCAGGCGCTCCGCCCGCACCCGGGGCAGGGCGCGGCCGCCGCCAACCTGCGCGCAGTACTGGCTGACAGTGCGATCGTCACCAGTCACCGTGGGCCGGACTGCAACCGGGTCCAAGACGCCTATTCCTTGAGGTGTTCGCCGCAGGTGCACGGTGCTGCCCGCGACACCTGTGCGCACGCGGCGACTGTGGCCGGCCGTGAGCTGGCCGCGGCGATCGACAACCCTGTGGTTCTGGAAGACGGTCGCGTCGAGTCCAACGGAAACTTCCACGGCGCGCCGGTCGGTTACGTGCTCGACTTCCTCGCGATCGCCGTCGCCGACGTGGCCAGCATCAGCGAACGGCGGACGGACCGGTTCCTCGATGTCGCCCGCAACCATGGGCTGAACGCCTTCCTGGCGGACGATCCCGGAGTCGACAGCGGGCACATGATCGCGCAGTACACGCAGGCCGCGATCGTGTCCGAGCTCAAGCGGCTCGCCGTACCGGCCAGCGTCGATTCCATCCCGAGCAGTGCGATGCAAGAAGACCACGTCTCGATGGGCTGGTCGGCCGCTCGCAAGCTCCGCAAGAGCATCGACGGTCTCCAGCAGGTGATCGCCGTGGAGATCCTGACCGCGGCGCGCGCCCTCGACATGCGGGCACCGCTGGAGCCGTCGCCCGCCACAGCCGCAGTACGGGCTGTACTGCGTGAGCATGTCGAGGGCCCCGGTACCGATCGGCACCTCGCGCCCGAGATCGCGCACTCCGTCCGGCTCGTTGCCGACGGCACCTACTTGTCCGCTGTCGAGGCCGTCACCGGCCCGCTGTCCTGAGCTGTATCTCTGAAGAGAGGCTGGATCACCCATGTCCGGACCACGTCCCGTTCGCGCCCCTCGCGGTACCACCCTCACCGCCCGCGGCTGGCAGCAGGAAGCCGCGCTGCGGATGCTGCAGAACAACCTCGACCCCGAGGTCGCGGAACACCCTGACGAGCTCGTCGTGTACGGCGGCTCGGGCAAGGCTGCTCGCGACTGGAACTCGTTCGACGCGATGGTGCGCACGCTGACCACGCTGAAGGACGACGAGACGATGCTGGTGCAGTCCGGCCGGCCGGTCGGCGTCATGCAGACGCACGAGTGGGCGCCGCGGGTGCTGATCGCGAACTCCAACCTGGTCGGCGACTGGGCCAACTGGGAGGAGTTCCGCAAGCTGGAGGCGATGGGGCTCACGATGTACGGCCAGATGACGGCCGGGTC
This region includes:
- a CDS encoding response regulator — protein: MTRILVVDDEPQIVRALQINLKARRYEVHVAGSGTAALKVAGQYPPDLVILDLGLPDLDGVDVIRGLRGWTEAPILVLSGRTDSTDKVEALDAGADDYVTKPFGIDELLARMRAVLRRSNLAQDQPVVVVGGARVDLSAKRVTLDGGEDIRLTPTEWHLLEVLVRHPGKLLSQRQLLTEVWGPGYESAGGNLRFYMGQLRRKLEADPARPAHLLTEPGMGYRFEP
- a CDS encoding alpha/beta fold hydrolase, which encodes MTDDLYADVLDEDLIRPDGRPVAWTRTGSGTPLLRLPGTPGSRWSIRADRSAWTDRGLQVITTERPGYGRSSRLPGRRFREHSDDLAAILDHLGLDRVYLTGGSGGGPHVLAFAAHHPDRVVAATITVGLPPLEDHEYDAMIPLNAAAFRAARAGDEAGVREVLTPSYEAMQAGPLAGLEAAMKTAPASDLEVMSDPRWRLAQTKAIEAAFAHGMDGWVDETLAMGGDWADIDLTAIKTSLTWWHGVADRNCPFPAARRLVDKLPTATLRELGDLGHFEPYRREPEILDELLSRGA
- a CDS encoding SGNH/GDSL hydrolase family protein; protein product: MGDTWVQSLISAIAAVMAAAQPMVPPTPIAGQPPAQVRKAGNWVGSWATAVTQADRTGLSATGVANTTLRQVVHLSVGGNSVRIRLSNRFGTRPLVVGRTTVVPSKVTAGATPTVEILQILPLTFKGKPAVTIPVGADVISDPVSLSVAEDSDLVISTYFPSATGPLTQHPAGYATAFSAYGEQTTGGGAQYRKIPGMARFVVSEVDVRGSAKGALVLFGDSITDGAASPMDRNLRYPDQLADLLLLRGVGALNAGIAGNRLLANAGSSGEAAIGRFERDVVRRTGVQAVVVLEGINDIRLTRGAISATQVIAAHRQLIARAHAAGLKAYGATLTPYWASAQYTVGGEIARQAVNQWIRTSGEYDGVVDFEAALRDPKSPLQLLPAYDSGDHLHPNAVGFTAMAKAFDLNLVG
- a CDS encoding aromatic amino acid lyase, encoding MEPIEISGVGLTPLDAVSLGQRRTPVQLAETARKKMADSAAAVAEIALRRPVYGRTTGVGANRDVLTNDPEHGARLLASHSTTGTTSYPKEVVRLGLLIRVNQLATGGSGLAPEVADAIVGLLNDDNLPDLHRGGAIGTGDLGPLAELGLALGDVIDGTSALPLLSSNALTLADTCLAYVEAATLINVVPLVGALSHVALRGNAEVYDVRVHEARPQPGQVRVARRMRGLLDELPLPPARIQDPFGLRAFAQVLGPAVDHVDALGNALMIDLNASAENPLVAGDTVLHNGNWHAMPIALALDSLRLSLHSVATLSTSRVANLVDPEFTGLSRFLASGAEASSGVMMIEYVAHDALASVRSTAQPATLGTATLSRGAEHHASFAPQAAVLTAQLLDALRDVLSCELVTAVRAARLAGISPEQLAPAAVGPWLADALAALPDDLTDRSLRDDLEIARGLLTQWGDRQVEHPAESG
- a CDS encoding type B 50S ribosomal protein L31: MKKDVHPDYRRVVFRDKSGNFSFLTGSTRQSTETIEWHDGNTYPVVDVEISSASHPFYTGQQRVMDTQGRVEKFNKRYGKAS
- a CDS encoding CobW family GTP-binding protein, whose translation is MLPVTLLTGVDETSRNAVATTLLTSSAVLVEYDVSGLAGGSVIRIARSSAGVIDEEVIRMGHPCVSCAMRGSLVSLLLSIAATGKYEAVIVSVPGAGDTQALAEEIARDGSDELRVDAVLTVLDTETVVTDLTGEDLIHDRGIPTAAEDGRAIAEVVARQLEYANAVILSNPDETVAALARAINPQALVRTDPAGLLGVRLHDPGTAETWVEPGTITAPLQDGGRVRTLVWQSTRPFHPERLYDALEDLVAGTARGKGTVWLASRPDLRLGWDSFGTNISLGVLGRWLADLPADRWSEVGRTHQARSALEWHPEHGDRASYLSITGIDLDIWELERRLDGCVLRADESVSQLTDPFAPYLEGSAAA
- the rpmG gene encoding 50S ribosomal protein L33, translating into MAKRDGVRPIIKLRSTAGTGFTYVTRKNRRNDPDRLTLSKYDPKVRHHVEFREER
- the rpsN gene encoding 30S ribosomal protein S14, yielding MAKTSKIAKNEQRKKTVALYAGRRAELKRIIADPASSFDARGEAQLKLQRLPRDASPIRVRNRDVADGRPRGFLRKAGISRVRFRTMAHRGELPGITKSSW